Proteins encoded within one genomic window of Tidjanibacter massiliensis:
- a CDS encoding ROK family protein, giving the protein MTEKLAIGVDVGGTNTVTGLVDTEGKTHGERSFKTREYPYFEDYVERLVQDIESLRRIAPGTELAGIGIGAPNGNYFSGVAENPINIRWYERNRDGSQGAQILTIPFVETVKKHYPSLPVVIDNDANAAAIGEMIYGGARGMRDFIEITLGTGLGGGIVANGEMVYGYGGTAGELGHITVRPGGRLCGCGRRGCLETYVSATGIVRTMLEILADDTRPSRLRSVPVEKIDSKMIAEAALDGDELARAAFEETGRILGESLANFVAFSFPEAIFLFGGLAKSGNLLWEPTKRHMETNMLRNYKGMVKLLPSGIDRANAAILGASALVWKELRKLERR; this is encoded by the coding sequence ATGACGGAAAAACTGGCCATAGGAGTCGACGTCGGCGGTACGAATACCGTGACGGGACTCGTAGATACGGAGGGAAAGACGCACGGGGAACGCAGCTTCAAGACCAGGGAGTACCCCTATTTCGAGGATTACGTGGAACGCCTGGTGCAGGACATCGAGTCGCTCAGGCGCATCGCCCCCGGTACGGAACTCGCGGGCATAGGCATCGGGGCTCCGAACGGCAACTATTTCAGCGGCGTGGCCGAGAACCCAATCAACATCCGGTGGTATGAACGGAACCGGGACGGCTCGCAGGGAGCGCAGATACTGACCATCCCGTTCGTGGAGACGGTCAAGAAACACTACCCGTCGCTGCCGGTCGTCATCGACAACGACGCCAATGCCGCCGCCATCGGCGAAATGATATACGGCGGAGCGCGGGGTATGCGAGACTTTATCGAAATAACGCTCGGCACGGGACTGGGCGGCGGCATCGTTGCCAACGGCGAAATGGTGTACGGCTACGGTGGGACGGCCGGCGAACTCGGCCACATCACGGTCAGGCCCGGCGGGAGACTGTGCGGCTGTGGACGCCGGGGATGCCTCGAGACCTATGTCTCCGCCACCGGCATCGTGCGTACCATGCTGGAGATTCTCGCGGACGATACGCGACCAAGCAGGCTCCGGAGCGTTCCTGTGGAGAAGATAGACTCCAAAATGATAGCCGAAGCCGCCCTGGACGGCGACGAACTCGCACGGGCCGCCTTCGAGGAGACAGGCCGGATACTCGGCGAGTCGCTGGCCAATTTCGTAGCCTTTTCTTTCCCCGAAGCGATATTTCTTTTCGGAGGGCTGGCCAAATCGGGCAACCTGCTGTGGGAACCGACCAAACGGCACATGGAGACCAACATGCTCCGCAACTACAAGGGAATGGTCAAACTGCTCCCCTCGGGCATCGACCGGGCCAATGCGGCCATACTCGGCGCATCGGCACTGGTATGGAAAGAGCTGCGGAAACTCGAACGCAGATAA
- a CDS encoding LytR/AlgR family response regulator transcription factor yields the protein MMRCIAIDDEPLALRQICSYIERTPFLRLAASCRSAVEAAAAMSDAGADLLFVDINMPGLSGLDFVRALPSRPLVIFTTAYSEYALEGFRVDATDYLLKPIGYADFLRSAERAYARFGLLKASSGRRGDDGRSLFVRSEYRTLRIDIADIVYVESMSEYVRIFPVSGRPVTTLGSLKSYEGRLPADTFMRVHRSYIVNLDRIVAVERKHIVLTGDKCIPVGDVYEDNFRRYLAERSLG from the coding sequence ATGATGCGTTGTATTGCGATAGATGACGAGCCGTTGGCGCTCAGACAGATATGCTCCTATATAGAGCGGACGCCGTTTCTGCGGCTCGCCGCTTCGTGCCGCAGCGCGGTGGAGGCTGCAGCCGCGATGTCCGATGCCGGTGCCGACCTGCTCTTCGTGGATATCAACATGCCCGGACTCAGCGGGCTCGATTTCGTGCGGGCACTTCCTTCCAGGCCGCTCGTTATCTTCACTACCGCCTATTCGGAATATGCATTGGAGGGATTCCGTGTCGATGCTACGGATTATCTCCTGAAGCCTATAGGATATGCCGATTTTCTGCGTTCGGCCGAGAGGGCCTATGCCCGGTTCGGCCTGTTGAAGGCGTCGTCGGGCCGTCGGGGTGACGACGGACGCAGCCTGTTCGTTCGGTCGGAGTACCGTACGCTTCGGATAGACATTGCGGATATCGTGTACGTGGAGAGCATGAGCGAATATGTCCGAATCTTTCCTGTGTCGGGGCGTCCCGTCACGACACTCGGAAGCCTGAAATCCTATGAGGGCCGGCTGCCTGCCGATACCTTCATGCGTGTGCACCGGTCGTATATCGTGAATCTGGACCGGATAGTGGCTGTCGAACGCAAACATATCGTGCTTACCGGAGACAAGTGCATTCCGGTCGGCGACGTATACGAGGATAATTTCCGCCGTTACCTGGCTGAACGTTCCCTCGGGTGA
- a CDS encoding sensor histidine kinase: MKRQMNQTILENGVYGLLWAVVLVVPLFGYHDGSGIRWCGVFHFWLGVLPFALLFALHNYLLVPLLLMRRRYGVYVLCVVALIGLIFTAVPMLVIRPEPPAFYGREVRAYPKEPAAVAEVPTAQVFLPPAGIRPPGIPMPIRWGRMFNDWLLAVLVIGCNLAIRFLFKSIQDDRHLKELESQRLKTELNYLKAQVNPHFFMNTLNNIHALIDIDGERAKETVIELSRIMRYVLYDADRPTVPLRKEMEFIDNYIRLMRIRYAGEVEIRTLCPADPPDVQVPPLMLITLTENAFKHGMSYREGSFIDIRLTVEEGVLSYTVENSVAPDAERGSGVGLENLRKRLGLLYGSAGSLETRNAGGRYTAKLKIPVKR; encoded by the coding sequence ATGAAACGACAGATGAACCAGACCATTCTCGAAAACGGCGTCTATGGGTTGCTGTGGGCGGTGGTACTCGTCGTGCCGCTCTTCGGGTACCACGACGGCAGCGGGATACGTTGGTGCGGCGTTTTCCATTTCTGGCTCGGCGTACTGCCCTTTGCGCTGCTTTTCGCGCTTCATAATTACCTTCTGGTGCCGTTGCTGCTGATGCGGCGGAGGTACGGCGTTTACGTATTGTGCGTCGTTGCACTTATCGGTTTGATTTTCACGGCTGTCCCTATGCTCGTGATACGGCCCGAGCCGCCTGCCTTTTACGGCCGGGAGGTGCGGGCGTATCCGAAGGAACCGGCGGCTGTGGCGGAGGTGCCGACCGCGCAGGTATTCCTGCCGCCGGCCGGTATCAGACCGCCCGGCATTCCCATGCCCATCAGGTGGGGCCGGATGTTCAACGACTGGCTGCTTGCCGTGCTGGTCATCGGATGCAACCTCGCGATAAGGTTCCTGTTCAAGTCGATACAGGACGACCGCCACCTGAAAGAGCTGGAGAGCCAGCGGCTGAAGACAGAACTGAACTATCTGAAGGCACAGGTCAATCCGCACTTCTTCATGAATACGCTGAACAATATCCACGCCCTTATAGACATAGACGGGGAGAGGGCCAAGGAGACGGTCATCGAACTGTCGCGCATCATGCGGTATGTGCTGTACGATGCCGACCGGCCGACGGTACCGCTGCGGAAAGAGATGGAATTCATCGACAACTACATCCGTCTGATGAGGATACGTTATGCCGGAGAGGTGGAGATACGGACCCTCTGTCCGGCCGACCCGCCCGACGTGCAGGTGCCTCCGCTTATGTTGATAACCTTGACGGAGAATGCCTTCAAGCACGGAATGAGTTACCGGGAGGGGTCGTTTATCGACATCCGGCTGACCGTGGAGGAGGGTGTTCTCTCCTATACGGTGGAGAACAGCGTCGCTCCGGATGCGGAGAGGGGAAGCGGCGTGGGACTCGAGAATCTCCGGAAGAGGCTCGGTCTGCTGTACGGCAGCGCCGGTTCGCTCGAAACAAGAAATGCCGGAGGGCGTTACACCGCGAAATTGAAGATACCTGTAAAGCGATGA
- a CDS encoding peptidase U32 family protein, with protein sequence MKRSDIEIMAPVGSYESLMAAVAAGADSVYFGVGQLNMRSRSAANFTLDDLARIVATARQYGVKTYLTVNTILYDDEVEEMRRVVDCALREGVDAVIASDQSAILYARSVGMEVHISTQLNVSNTETLRFYSRWADVVVLARELNLGQIRQIYDNILAQRICGPSGRPVKIEMFAHGALCMGISGKCYLSLHECGESANRGACRQICRRSYELRDRDTGETIAVEGRYLLSPKDLCTIPFLDRFIEAGVRVLKIEGRARSAEYVKRVVETYDEALRAIEEGTYSPERAAVWTERLAEVFNRGFWGGYYQGAPVVELSANYGSSATVRKVYVGKITNFFKKIGVAEIQVEASPLERGARYVVLGETTGALEGSADEVYVADRPAETAPQGVFCSVKTPGPVRRGDKLYKIVPASEVVTQ encoded by the coding sequence ATAAAACGCAGCGACATAGAGATAATGGCCCCGGTCGGTTCCTACGAATCGCTCATGGCGGCCGTGGCGGCCGGTGCCGATTCCGTCTATTTCGGCGTGGGACAGTTGAACATGCGTTCCCGGTCGGCGGCCAATTTTACCCTCGACGACCTCGCGCGCATCGTGGCGACAGCCCGGCAGTACGGTGTCAAGACCTACCTGACAGTCAATACGATACTTTACGATGACGAGGTGGAGGAGATGCGTCGGGTCGTGGACTGTGCCCTGCGCGAGGGAGTGGATGCAGTGATAGCTTCCGACCAGTCCGCTATCCTCTATGCGCGGAGTGTCGGCATGGAGGTGCATATCTCCACGCAGCTCAACGTGTCGAACACCGAGACACTGCGTTTCTACTCCCGGTGGGCGGACGTGGTGGTGCTCGCCCGCGAACTGAACCTCGGACAGATACGGCAGATATACGACAATATCCTCGCGCAGCGCATATGCGGTCCCTCCGGGCGGCCGGTCAAGATAGAGATGTTCGCCCACGGTGCCCTTTGCATGGGTATATCGGGTAAATGCTATCTGAGCCTGCACGAGTGCGGGGAGTCGGCCAACCGCGGAGCGTGCCGGCAGATATGCCGTCGTTCCTACGAACTGCGCGACCGGGATACCGGTGAAACCATCGCCGTGGAAGGACGTTACCTGCTCTCTCCGAAAGACCTGTGCACGATACCTTTCCTCGACCGGTTCATAGAGGCCGGCGTGCGTGTGCTGAAGATAGAGGGACGTGCCCGTTCGGCGGAGTATGTGAAGCGGGTGGTCGAGACGTACGACGAGGCACTGCGGGCCATCGAGGAGGGAACCTACTCTCCGGAACGGGCGGCCGTCTGGACGGAACGTCTTGCGGAGGTGTTCAACCGCGGTTTCTGGGGCGGCTATTATCAGGGTGCGCCTGTCGTCGAACTCAGTGCCAATTACGGGTCGTCGGCGACGGTACGGAAGGTGTATGTGGGTAAAATCACCAATTTCTTCAAGAAGATAGGCGTTGCGGAGATACAGGTGGAGGCTTCACCGCTCGAACGGGGTGCCCGTTATGTGGTTCTCGGTGAAACGACCGGTGCCCTCGAAGGGAGTGCCGACGAGGTTTATGTGGCCGACCGTCCGGCAGAAACAGCGCCGCAGGGGGTGTTCTGTTCGGTGAAGACGCCGGGGCCTGTCCGCCGCGGCGACAAACTCTATAAAATCGTCCCCGCATCGGAGGTGGTCACGCAGTAG
- the folB gene encoding dihydroneopterin aldolase — protein MIYTITLDEMEFKAYHGCYDLEKLVGNRFLVSISLDAELDEAAHADDVTKTINYLRVYAIVAECMKQKSDILENVTLRIIEALYAEFPLLRHVRATVSKLAPPLGGKIRKVSVTLCR, from the coding sequence ATGATATACACCATCACGCTGGACGAAATGGAGTTCAAAGCCTACCACGGCTGTTACGACCTCGAAAAACTGGTCGGCAACCGTTTTCTGGTAAGCATCTCCCTCGACGCCGAACTTGACGAAGCGGCACATGCCGACGACGTAACGAAGACCATCAACTATCTTCGGGTATATGCCATCGTCGCGGAGTGCATGAAACAGAAATCGGACATCCTGGAGAACGTGACCCTGCGCATCATAGAGGCACTGTATGCGGAATTTCCCCTGCTCCGCCATGTCCGCGCGACGGTATCCAAGCTCGCTCCCCCTCTCGGGGGCAAAATACGCAAGGTTTCCGTAACACTCTGCCGATAA
- a CDS encoding GNAT family N-acetyltransferase, translated as MEHEPRILSVREHPEYARQAIEYISSRWREVPQALYDDCISESLYAVGPLPQWYLLLDSERIVGCAGLISNDFISRGDLWPWVCALYVEETFRGRGYAGLLLERCRRDAERSGYRALYLSTELEGYYEKHGYDYIGEGYGPDGGAIPIYRFDIRASALLASGGYVVRPERPGEEEELCRLVRTAFETATVSDGTEQDFAARLRNSRDYIPELALVATCKERPVAHVMFTRTRVERPDGRLFEGLLVAPLSVLAAHRGIGLGAALLEEGMRRARVMGFGAAFLCGNPAYYHRFGFRSTARYGIRPTGDIPPQFVMAAELRPRALQGITGTVSFC; from the coding sequence ATGGAACACGAACCCCGCATTCTCTCCGTCAGGGAACATCCCGAATACGCACGGCAGGCCATAGAATATATCTCCTCCCGCTGGCGGGAGGTGCCGCAGGCGCTCTACGATGATTGTATTTCGGAATCGCTGTATGCTGTTGGCCCCCTGCCCCAATGGTATCTCCTTTTGGATTCGGAGAGGATTGTCGGCTGTGCGGGACTCATCTCCAACGACTTCATCAGCCGTGGCGACTTGTGGCCGTGGGTGTGCGCACTGTATGTGGAAGAGACTTTCCGCGGACGCGGCTATGCCGGCCTGTTGCTGGAACGGTGCCGCAGGGATGCGGAACGTTCGGGATACCGGGCCCTCTATCTCTCGACCGAACTGGAGGGCTATTACGAGAAACACGGTTACGATTACATAGGCGAAGGATACGGCCCGGACGGAGGGGCGATACCAATCTATCGTTTCGACATACGTGCCTCCGCCCTGCTCGCCTCAGGCGGATACGTCGTCCGGCCCGAACGGCCCGGCGAGGAGGAGGAACTCTGCCGCCTCGTCCGGACGGCTTTCGAAACAGCGACGGTCAGCGACGGGACGGAACAGGATTTCGCCGCCCGGCTGCGCAACAGCCGGGACTACATTCCGGAACTCGCCCTTGTGGCGACCTGCAAGGAGAGGCCCGTCGCACACGTCATGTTCACCCGGACACGGGTGGAACGCCCCGACGGCCGGCTCTTCGAGGGGCTGCTCGTCGCACCGCTCTCCGTACTCGCCGCCCACCGCGGCATCGGCCTGGGCGCGGCACTGCTCGAAGAGGGCATGCGGCGGGCCCGCGTCATGGGATTCGGCGCAGCATTCCTATGCGGCAATCCCGCCTACTACCACCGCTTCGGCTTCCGTTCCACAGCCCGTTACGGTATCCGGCCCACAGGCGACATTCCACCGCAATTCGTAATGGCCGCCGAGCTCCGTCCCCGGGCACTGCAAGGCATAACCGGCACCGTCTCCTTCTGCTGA
- a CDS encoding polyprenyl synthetase family protein, translated as MYSKEELSAIIEEYIHALPFPEEPDTLYEPIVYSLSKGGKRLRPLLAMMACNIFSDDVACALPCAAAVEVFHNFTLLHDDIMDNAAVRRGKPAVHRKWGVNSAILSGDAMMIYSYRLLEQADPAILPRIFRIFNDTSLKVCEGQQYDMDFEALERVPMEDYLHMISLKTAVLLAGAAVIGAVCGGASQEDCDRIYTFATELGMAFQIRDDILDSYGTQDSLGKKIGGDITEGKKTFLTTAAMEIADEDTRRKLGGLMHNREMIADEKVARVLAIYDSLGVREQAETAVERYTARATEALAALSVSGGRREPMERLALELTKRLS; from the coding sequence ATGTACAGCAAAGAAGAACTTTCAGCCATCATAGAGGAGTACATCCATGCACTTCCCTTTCCCGAAGAGCCGGATACGCTTTACGAGCCCATTGTCTATTCGCTCAGCAAGGGCGGCAAACGGCTCCGGCCGCTGCTGGCCATGATGGCATGCAACATATTCAGCGACGACGTGGCGTGTGCGCTGCCGTGTGCTGCGGCGGTGGAGGTTTTCCACAACTTCACGCTGCTGCACGACGACATCATGGACAATGCTGCCGTCCGCCGCGGCAAACCTGCCGTACACCGCAAATGGGGTGTCAACAGCGCCATCCTTTCGGGCGATGCCATGATGATTTACTCCTACCGTCTGCTCGAACAGGCCGACCCGGCCATCCTGCCCCGTATTTTCCGCATCTTCAACGATACCTCGCTGAAGGTGTGCGAGGGACAGCAGTACGACATGGATTTCGAAGCGCTCGAAAGGGTTCCCATGGAGGATTACCTGCACATGATATCGCTCAAGACGGCCGTCTTGCTCGCCGGTGCCGCCGTCATAGGTGCGGTTTGCGGCGGGGCCTCGCAGGAGGACTGCGACCGAATATACACCTTCGCTACGGAACTGGGCATGGCATTCCAGATACGTGACGATATTCTCGACAGTTACGGTACACAGGATTCGCTCGGGAAGAAGATAGGGGGCGACATTACCGAGGGGAAAAAGACGTTCCTGACCACCGCAGCGATGGAGATTGCCGACGAGGATACGCGCAGAAAGTTGGGAGGCCTGATGCACAACCGGGAGATGATAGCCGACGAGAAGGTGGCGCGGGTGCTGGCCATTTACGACTCGCTCGGTGTGCGCGAACAGGCAGAAACGGCCGTGGAGCGTTATACGGCCCGTGCGACGGAGGCGCTCGCCGCTCTGTCGGTATCGGGCGGGAGGCGGGAGCCGATGGAGCGGCTCGCGCTCGAACTGACCAAACGGCTGAGCTGA
- a CDS encoding adenosylcobalamin-dependent ribonucleoside-diphosphate reductase, which produces MSDVKKNVGADGRTLTEYQYNEAIEGAKEYFKGDDLAAMVWVSKYALKDSFGHIFEKSPEQMHWRIANELARIENTYPNPMKAQEIYDLLKEFRYIIPQGGPMTGIGNNLQIASLSNCFVIGHRNPADSYGGIIRIDEEQVQLMKRRGGVGHDLSHIRPTGSPVLNSALTSTGIVPFMERYSNSTREVAQDGRRGALMLSLSIKHPDAENFIDAKVETGKVTGANVSIKIDDEFMRAVLNNEKYVQKFPIDSDDPMYVKEIDARTLWNKIIHNAWKSAEPGVLFWDTIIRESVPDCYADEGFRTVSTNPCGEIPLCPYDSCRLLAINLYSYVDDPFTPQAKFDFDKFRSHVEAAMRLMDDIIDLELEKIDIIYNKIKHDPEDLDIRRVELSLWEKIREKALKGRRTGLGITAEGDMLAALGLTYGTDEAIAFAVEVQKTLAVEAYRASVKMARERGAFPMYDNLKEEGNPMIERIREADPALYEEMTQVGRRNIAMLTIAPTGTTSLMSQTTSGIEPVFRPVYKRRRKVNPTDKNVKITFTDEVGDSWEEYNVFHHKFLTWLQVTGYDLSKLDGISDAELDRLVEQSPYNKATANDIDWVAKVKMQGAIQKWVDHSISVTVNLPESVTEELVSKVYQAAWESGCKGVTVYRDGSRAGVLVDTKPKKKEKEECDCDEYKPPLARPIELEADVVRFKNGTEDWIAFVGIYNGHPYEIFTGKIEEDSLYIPKSINKGFIIKVKEEDGQKRYDFRYQDKYGYPHVIGGISRLFDKEFWNYAKLISGVLRNGMPIVDVVNLVDGLSFDSETISNWQSGVARALKQYIKDGTKIRKQKCPNCGEESLVFQEKCPHCTSCGWSRCS; this is translated from the coding sequence ATGTCCGACGTTAAGAAAAACGTGGGTGCTGACGGGCGCACCCTTACCGAATACCAGTACAACGAGGCGATAGAGGGCGCCAAGGAGTACTTCAAGGGCGACGACCTGGCCGCCATGGTGTGGGTCAGCAAATACGCGCTGAAAGACTCTTTCGGCCACATCTTCGAGAAATCGCCCGAACAGATGCACTGGCGCATCGCCAACGAGCTTGCCCGCATCGAGAACACTTACCCCAATCCGATGAAGGCGCAGGAGATATACGACCTGCTGAAGGAGTTCCGCTACATCATCCCGCAGGGAGGTCCCATGACGGGCATCGGAAACAACCTCCAGATAGCGTCGCTCTCCAACTGCTTCGTTATCGGCCACAGGAATCCCGCCGACTCCTACGGCGGCATCATACGCATCGACGAGGAACAGGTACAGCTCATGAAGCGCAGGGGCGGAGTCGGACACGACCTCTCGCATATCAGGCCGACCGGAAGCCCCGTACTCAACAGCGCGCTCACCTCGACCGGTATCGTTCCCTTCATGGAACGCTACTCCAACTCCACCCGCGAAGTGGCGCAGGACGGCCGGCGCGGCGCCCTGATGCTCTCGCTCTCCATCAAGCACCCGGATGCGGAGAATTTCATCGACGCCAAAGTGGAGACGGGCAAGGTAACGGGCGCCAACGTCTCCATCAAGATAGACGACGAATTCATGCGTGCCGTCCTCAACAACGAGAAGTACGTGCAGAAATTCCCGATAGATTCGGACGACCCGATGTACGTCAAGGAGATAGATGCCCGCACGCTGTGGAACAAAATCATCCACAACGCCTGGAAGAGCGCCGAACCCGGCGTGCTCTTCTGGGATACCATCATCCGTGAATCGGTACCCGACTGCTATGCCGACGAAGGCTTCCGCACGGTATCCACCAACCCCTGCGGCGAGATTCCGCTCTGTCCCTACGACAGTTGCCGCCTGCTGGCGATAAACCTGTACAGCTATGTGGACGACCCCTTCACCCCGCAGGCAAAGTTCGACTTCGACAAGTTCCGCAGCCATGTGGAGGCGGCCATGCGACTGATGGACGACATCATCGACCTCGAACTCGAAAAGATAGACATCATCTACAACAAGATAAAACACGACCCGGAAGACCTCGACATCCGCCGCGTAGAGCTCTCCCTGTGGGAGAAGATACGCGAGAAGGCACTCAAGGGCCGCCGCACGGGACTCGGCATCACCGCCGAGGGCGACATGCTCGCCGCACTGGGGCTCACTTACGGCACCGACGAAGCGATAGCCTTCGCGGTGGAGGTACAGAAGACGCTGGCCGTGGAAGCCTATCGCGCCTCGGTAAAGATGGCCCGCGAAAGGGGCGCCTTCCCGATGTACGACAACCTCAAGGAGGAGGGCAATCCGATGATAGAACGCATCCGCGAAGCCGACCCGGCCCTGTACGAGGAGATGACGCAGGTAGGCCGCCGCAACATCGCCATGCTCACCATCGCACCCACGGGAACGACATCGCTCATGTCGCAGACCACTTCGGGCATCGAACCGGTCTTCCGTCCCGTCTATAAACGTCGCCGCAAGGTCAATCCGACCGACAAGAACGTGAAAATCACCTTCACCGACGAGGTGGGCGACTCGTGGGAGGAGTACAATGTCTTCCATCACAAGTTCCTCACATGGCTGCAGGTCACCGGCTACGACCTGTCGAAACTCGACGGCATCAGCGATGCCGAACTCGACAGGCTCGTCGAACAGTCGCCCTACAACAAGGCGACTGCCAACGACATCGACTGGGTAGCCAAGGTAAAGATGCAGGGTGCCATCCAGAAATGGGTGGACCACTCCATCTCGGTCACCGTGAATCTGCCGGAGAGCGTCACCGAAGAGCTTGTCAGCAAGGTCTATCAGGCGGCCTGGGAGAGCGGCTGCAAGGGCGTGACGGTCTACCGCGACGGTTCGCGGGCAGGCGTGCTCGTGGACACGAAACCCAAAAAGAAGGAGAAGGAGGAGTGCGACTGCGACGAATACAAACCGCCGTTGGCACGCCCGATTGAGCTCGAGGCCGACGTGGTGCGTTTCAAGAACGGTACCGAGGACTGGATAGCCTTCGTGGGCATCTATAACGGACACCCCTACGAAATATTCACCGGTAAGATAGAGGAGGACTCTCTCTACATTCCCAAATCCATCAACAAGGGATTCATCATCAAGGTAAAGGAGGAGGACGGACAAAAACGGTACGATTTCCGCTATCAGGACAAGTACGGCTACCCGCACGTCATCGGCGGCATATCGCGTCTGTTCGACAAGGAGTTCTGGAACTATGCGAAACTCATCTCCGGTGTGCTGCGCAACGGAATGCCCATCGTGGATGTCGTCAATCTCGTGGACGGCCTCAGCTTCGACAGCGAAACGATAAGCAACTGGCAGAGCGGCGTGGCACGCGCCCTGAAGCAATACATCAAGGACGGCACGAAGATACGCAAACAGAAATGCCCCAACTGCGGCGAAGAGTCGCTCGTCTTTCAAGAGAAGTGCCCGCACTGCACCTCGTGCGGCTGGTCGCGCTGTAGCTGA